The proteins below are encoded in one region of Nitrospira sp.:
- a CDS encoding putative transcriptional regulatory protein codes for MGGHSHWATTKRHKAAVDAKRGKRFTKVIREITIAARSGGDPDGNPRLRLAVLKAREANMPNDTIKKAIQRGTGELPGVTIEEFSLEGYGPGGTAMLLEITSDNRNRTVAEIRSLLTKNGGTMAEAGAVAWQFNKKGLLVVERDKVEEDRLLSLALDAGAEDVKVSDKAFEVITAPQDFEAVKKALTDVSIETSFAELTYIPQNSVQLEEKAAEQMLKLVEILDDHDDVQKVHANFDISEEIMEKAAAAG; via the coding sequence ATGGGCGGCCATAGTCACTGGGCCACCACCAAGCGGCATAAAGCCGCAGTGGACGCCAAGCGCGGGAAACGCTTCACCAAAGTCATTCGGGAAATCACCATTGCCGCCCGCAGCGGTGGTGATCCGGATGGGAACCCACGCCTCCGCTTGGCAGTCCTAAAGGCCCGCGAGGCCAACATGCCCAACGATACCATTAAGAAGGCCATCCAACGAGGGACGGGTGAGCTCCCGGGCGTGACAATCGAAGAATTCTCTCTGGAAGGGTATGGGCCGGGTGGAACGGCGATGCTCCTCGAAATTACGTCGGACAATCGTAACCGCACCGTGGCTGAGATACGCAGCCTTCTGACAAAAAACGGCGGGACGATGGCCGAAGCCGGGGCTGTGGCTTGGCAGTTCAACAAGAAGGGCTTGCTCGTCGTCGAGCGTGACAAGGTCGAGGAGGACCGCCTGCTATCACTGGCATTGGACGCCGGAGCCGAGGACGTCAAGGTCAGCGACAAGGCCTTCGAAGTCATCACGGCTCCACAGGACTTCGAGGCCGTGAAGAAAGCGTTGACGGACGTGTCGATCGAGACCTCGTTCGCCGAGTTGACCTACATCCCTCAAAACTCGGTGCAGCTCGAGGAGAAAGCTGCGGAACAGATGCTCAAGCTCGTCGAAATTTTGGACGATCACGACGACGTGCAGAAGGTCCACGCCAATTTCGACATCTCTGAAGAAATCATGGAGAAGGCCGCGGCGGCCGGATAG
- the ruvA gene encoding Holliday junction ATP-dependent DNA helicase RuvA: MIASLTGRLTAKFPTHVTLDVHGVGYELFIPLSTFYALPNLEETTRLCVYTHLREDAIQLYGFSTDAEKTAFLLLTTVTGIGPKLGLSVLSTLSIQDLIATIRSGDVEKLATVPGVGKKSASRLVLELKDKVEHVPIASESGEASATVAYDELYADALSALLNLGYRAADAKLVLKRLPMDRLTLKEAIRTALQELAKG; the protein is encoded by the coding sequence ATGATCGCTTCGCTCACGGGCCGCCTCACAGCCAAGTTCCCCACGCACGTCACCCTCGACGTTCATGGCGTCGGTTACGAGTTATTCATCCCCCTGAGCACCTTTTATGCCTTACCTAACCTCGAGGAGACGACGCGCCTCTGTGTGTATACTCATCTGCGAGAGGATGCCATCCAGCTCTATGGCTTCTCGACGGATGCCGAAAAGACCGCCTTCCTCTTACTCACGACGGTGACCGGGATCGGGCCGAAACTGGGACTGAGCGTCCTGTCTACCTTGTCGATTCAGGATCTGATCGCCACGATTCGGTCAGGCGATGTCGAGAAATTGGCAACAGTTCCAGGTGTCGGGAAGAAGTCTGCCAGTCGGCTGGTTCTGGAACTCAAAGACAAGGTCGAGCATGTGCCGATCGCGTCTGAGTCTGGGGAGGCGAGCGCAACCGTGGCATATGATGAATTATATGCCGATGCACTTTCGGCGCTACTCAATTTGGGCTATCGCGCCGCTGACGCCAAATTGGTATTGAAACGTCTGCCAATGGACCGATTGACCTTGAAGGAGGCCATCCGCACCGCACTGCAAGAACTGGCAAAGGGGTAG
- the ruvB gene encoding Holliday junction ATP-dependent DNA helicase RuvB yields MTDRTVTPGVAEDEQGIEAHLRPQRLHEYVGQSAMKQSLQVCIEAAKQRGEALDHAIFYGPPGLGKTTIAHVIAREMGVAIRSTSGLVLNHAGDLAAILTNLQEGDVLFIDEIHRLPASVEEALYPAMEDYQLDLVIGQGSSTKTVKLDLPRFTLVGATTRAGALTSPLRERFGLVYRLGFYSTDELKTIVLRTAGLLRTELDREGAGEIARRGRGTPRIVNRLIRRVRDYAQIKAEGCISQAVAAAALEWLGVDTAGFDEMDRRILLIILDKFNGGPVGVDALAAALNEERGTLEEVYEPYLIQAGYLERTARGRCASRLAYEHFGRKKDLLS; encoded by the coding sequence ATGACGGACCGGACTGTGACGCCAGGGGTAGCGGAAGACGAGCAGGGAATCGAGGCTCACTTACGTCCTCAGAGGCTGCACGAGTACGTCGGGCAGAGTGCCATGAAGCAATCGCTCCAGGTATGTATCGAAGCCGCGAAGCAACGCGGTGAGGCGCTCGACCATGCCATATTCTATGGTCCGCCCGGATTGGGGAAAACAACGATCGCGCATGTGATCGCGAGAGAAATGGGAGTGGCCATCCGTTCCACATCCGGGCTGGTGCTTAATCATGCCGGCGACCTGGCGGCTATTTTGACCAATCTGCAGGAAGGCGACGTCTTGTTTATCGACGAAATCCATCGCCTACCCGCTTCAGTCGAAGAAGCCCTCTATCCGGCCATGGAAGACTATCAGCTCGATTTGGTGATTGGCCAAGGGTCGAGTACCAAGACGGTCAAACTGGATTTGCCCCGCTTTACCCTCGTGGGGGCAACTACACGGGCAGGAGCGCTCACGTCTCCGCTACGCGAACGATTTGGGTTGGTCTATCGCCTTGGGTTTTACAGTACGGACGAACTGAAAACGATCGTGCTCCGTACGGCCGGACTGCTGCGCACCGAGCTCGATCGTGAGGGGGCCGGAGAAATCGCGCGGCGTGGCAGGGGGACCCCTCGAATCGTCAATCGTCTCATCCGTCGAGTTCGCGACTATGCGCAGATCAAGGCAGAAGGGTGCATTTCGCAGGCAGTAGCGGCGGCTGCATTGGAGTGGCTCGGAGTGGATACGGCTGGATTCGACGAAATGGACAGGCGGATCCTCCTGATAATACTGGACAAGTTCAACGGTGGACCTGTGGGCGTCGATGCGTTGGCGGCGGCCCTCAACGAAGAGCGAGGAACGCTTGAAGAAGTGTATGAGCCGTATCTGATCCAAGCGGGCTATTTGGAGCGCACCGCGAGAGGTCGCTGCGCCAGCCGCCTTGCGTACGAGCACTTTGGGCGAAAAAAAGATCTCCTGTCCTAG
- the pheA gene encoding prephenate dehydratase translates to MSDQDDLKELRTSIDRVDDEIIRLLNQRSEYVIEIGRRKRQKSDDPGANLHTPARELEILTRLTAANSGPFPSDGIRAVYREIMSASLSLEGPQKVAYLGPRATFTHLASRQKFGDSAQYVPVKSIKDVFAEVERGRANFGVVPIENSTEGVVSHTLDLFIDSPLLIYGEVLLEISHHLLSKSGSKDQIKKVYSHPHALAQCRNWLETNLPTAALSEVPSTARAAEVCADDPSGAAIASELAAQLYGLKVVQARIEDNINNFTRFLVLSKTAPQRTGKDKTSLMISVKDRSGALYDLLRPFASSGINMTKIESRPSRRKAWEYIFFVDVEGHVEEDRVKKAMDEVKSRCLFMKVLGSYPAQTAL, encoded by the coding sequence ATGAGCGATCAAGACGATCTCAAAGAACTCCGCACCAGCATTGATCGGGTTGATGACGAGATCATCCGCCTGCTGAACCAACGATCGGAATACGTGATCGAAATTGGAAGACGCAAGCGACAGAAAAGCGACGATCCGGGGGCCAATCTCCATACACCGGCGAGGGAACTCGAAATCTTGACACGGCTGACGGCCGCCAATTCAGGCCCCTTTCCGAGTGACGGAATCCGCGCGGTCTATCGAGAAATCATGTCGGCCTCGCTGTCATTGGAGGGGCCTCAAAAGGTCGCGTATCTGGGGCCTCGTGCGACGTTCACTCACCTCGCCAGCCGGCAAAAATTCGGAGATTCCGCACAATATGTTCCCGTCAAGAGCATTAAGGATGTTTTTGCGGAGGTCGAACGAGGCCGGGCGAACTTTGGGGTCGTCCCCATCGAGAACTCGACCGAGGGAGTCGTCAGCCACACGTTGGATCTGTTCATTGATTCACCGCTCTTGATCTATGGCGAAGTGTTGCTCGAAATTTCCCACCATCTCTTGTCGAAATCGGGGTCCAAGGACCAGATCAAAAAGGTGTACTCGCACCCGCATGCATTGGCCCAGTGCCGCAACTGGCTGGAAACGAATCTCCCCACCGCGGCTCTGTCAGAGGTGCCCAGTACGGCACGGGCCGCCGAAGTCTGTGCGGACGATCCCTCTGGAGCCGCCATTGCGTCGGAACTGGCGGCTCAGCTGTATGGGTTGAAGGTCGTCCAAGCGAGGATCGAGGATAATATCAACAACTTCACCCGGTTTTTGGTGCTCTCCAAAACAGCGCCGCAAAGAACCGGGAAGGATAAGACCTCCCTGATGATCTCCGTCAAAGATCGCTCGGGCGCACTCTACGACCTGCTTCGTCCCTTTGCCTCCTCGGGGATCAATATGACGAAGATCGAGTCCCGCCCCTCCCGTCGGAAGGCATGGGAATACATTTTCTTCGTGGATGTGGA